One genomic window of Salvia miltiorrhiza cultivar Shanhuang (shh) chromosome 4, IMPLAD_Smil_shh, whole genome shotgun sequence includes the following:
- the LOC131021470 gene encoding ninja-family protein mc410-like produces the protein MEDEKGLDLSLGLPCGGNSSSNKSKQGSSSDVKLDEGDRGSKLINEFKNFLEGGNQQHPPQVGETFNYNFPKPAAELETSKNSNAEGLWLRSDTRPIEIDEKTSGVGEKRKNLFIETNQQKKYERETSHPDLTDKSKASHISITTDEGSTAENEDVADSEVDGSTSRHVSQHDDVPKRFASTGGVSRVQKESHAFGDSSGVEILGQKRFTISSEKEFNVMNMSVSYGATLPVPPANMNMSYSQPVKDSNSSGTPNPSNYPKPSMMHAMPTTNIERPGGHPVMPANFPLMYGYTPVQLPVLDRDNSRGIISHHQQINPTYSGRNPDTQNDGRKLTQVISHKSSETTQCDVRAVEPGKCYGKQQVGEEGSSSHTDGDLKGNHTIHQVKDSPNQPRAESLPSEFPAIRPGITADLKFGGCGSYPNLPWVSTNGSGPNGRTISGVTYKFSPTQIKIVCACHGSHMSPDEFIQHASEENNSPDAGTGLTSLSGSNPAASAQS, from the exons ATGGAGGATGAGAAAGGTCTCGATCTGAGCTTGGGCCTTCCGTGTGGCGGAAATAGTTCctcaaataaaagtaaacagGGCAGCTCATCTGATGTCAAGTTAGATGAAGGCGATAGAGGTAGCAAGTTAATCAATGAGTTCAAAAACTTTCTAGAAGGTGGAAATCAACAACATCCACCACAAGTTGGAGAGACCTTTAATTACAACTTTCCTAAACCTGCTGCTGAATTAGAAACTTCAAAGAATTCAAATGCTGAAGGATTGTGGTTACGAAGTGATACCAGGCCTATTGAAATTGATGAAAAGACTTCAGGTGTTGGTGAAAAGCGGAAAAACCTGTTTATTGAGACGAACCAACAGAAGAAGTACGAGAGAGAAACCAGTCATCCTGATTTGACTGATAAATCCAAGGCATCACACATCTCCATAACCACGGATGAGGGATCAACTGCAGAAAACGAAGATGTTGCAGATTCAGAAGTAGATGGCTCAACTTCAAGGCATGTTTCTCAGCATGATGATGTTCCAAAACGGTTTGCGTCCACTGGTGGTGTATCCAGGGTTCAGAAGGAATCTCATGCATTTGGAGATTCGAGTGGTGTTGAAATTCTAGGACAGAAAAGATTTACAATCTCATCAGAAAAGGAATTCAACGTGATGAATATGTCCGTTTCTTATGGTGCTACACTCCCAGTTCCACCAGCAAACATGAACATGTCTTACTCGCAACCTGTTAAGGATTCTAATTCTAGTGGTACACCTAATCCATCCAACTATCCAAAGCCTAGCATGATGCATGCAATGCCTACCACAAACATTGAGCGACCAGGTGGCCATCCAGTTATGCCTGCTAATTTTCCTCTAATGTATGGGTACACTCCTGTCCAGCTTCCAGTGCTAGACAGAGATAACTCTCGTGGCATCATTTCTCATCACCAACAAATTAACCCAACTTATTCTGGAAGGAACCCGGACACTCAAAATGATGGCCGGAAGCTCACTCAAG TAATTTCACACAAGTCATCTGAAACTACTCAGTGTGATGTGAGGGCTGTAGAACCTGGAAAATGTTATGGAAAGCAGCAAGTTGGTGAAGAAGGTTCATCTTCTCACACAGATGGTGATCTGAAAGGGAATCACACAATTCATCAGGTAAAAGATTCACCTAATCAGCCAAGAGCAGAATCTCTTCCGTCAGAATTTCCGGCTATAAGGCCTGGTATCACTGCAGATCTCAAATTCGGGGGTTGTGGATCTTACCCGAATCTGCCATGGGTGTCTACTAACGGCTCAGGTCCAAATGGCCGAACAATATCAGGTGTAACATACAAGTTCAGCCCTACTCAGATTAAGATTGTTTGTGCCTGCCATGGTTCTCACATGTCGCCTGATGAATTTATACAACACGCCAGTGAAGAAAACAACAGTCCAGATGCTGGCACTGGTTTAACTTCATTATCAGGCAGCAATCCTGCAGCTTCGGCTCAGAGTTGA
- the LOC131023393 gene encoding uncharacterized protein LOC131023393: MGAPGSIAAGGVFRDHWGWVRGCYHFKGGTGFAFEAELLAVIYAITIAHQRCWLMLWIEEDSAYIVRLLEARSLDVPWRFMAAWKKALRLLEEFSVHVSHIFREGNCVADLMANPAMPEGWWPYARDEIKHAVVKDMATHSHVRIKH; this comes from the coding sequence ATGGGTGCTCCGGGAAGCATTGCAGCTGGTGGTGTTTTCAGGGATCATTGGGGCTGGGTCCGGGGCTGTTACCACTTTAAAGGTGGAACGGGTTTTGCCTTTGAGGCAGAACTCCTTGCCGTGATTTATGCTATTACAATTGCGCATCAAAGATGTTGGCTAATGTTGTGGATTGAAGAGGACTCTGCTTATATTGTTCGTCTGTTGGAGGCTAGGTCGCTAGACGTTCCCTGGCGTTTCATGGCAGCTTGGAAGAAGGCCCTTCGGCTTTTGGAGGAATTCTCGGTGCATGTGTCGCATATTTTTCGAGAAGGAAATTGTGTAGCTGATCTGATGGCTAATCCGGCGATGCCGGAAGGATGGTGGCCTTATGCTCGAGACGAAATCAAACATGCCGTGGTCAAAGACATGGCGACCCACAGTCATGTCCGAATCAAGCattga